A genomic segment from Tuwongella immobilis encodes:
- a CDS encoding PEP-CTERM sorting domain-containing protein (PEP-CTERM proteins occur, often in large numbers, in the proteomes of bacteria that also encode an exosortase, a predicted intramembrane cysteine proteinase. The presence of a PEP-CTERM domain at a protein's C-terminus predicts cleavage within the sorting domain, followed by covalent anchoring to some some component of the (usually Gram-negative) cell surface. Many PEP-CTERM proteins exhibit an unusual sequence composition that includes large numbers of potential glycosylation sites. Expression of one such protein has been shown restore the ability of a bacterium to form floc, a type of biofilm.), with amino-acid sequence MTKRFWLMALAVALFGTLGLSTARAGLLPVLVTTSPDAGGTRFTYSVSLTSGSSLKAGDYFTIYDFAGYIPGSEQVAAGLGVEASAFTLTVGNAGVTPGSLLAVDDPNIPNLTWTYTGETLLGTLGLGNFSAISEFSETTTANFAGKSYKSDTSGFDAVDENITSTTVPTGENVPEVPEPASLALLGLGLPLARFLRRKQAA; translated from the coding sequence ATGACTAAGCGATTCTGGCTGATGGCTTTGGCTGTGGCTCTGTTCGGCACCTTGGGCCTGTCGACGGCACGCGCTGGGCTGCTGCCGGTGCTCGTGACCACGTCTCCGGACGCGGGCGGCACTCGGTTCACCTACTCGGTGTCGCTGACCAGCGGTTCGAGCCTGAAGGCTGGTGATTACTTCACCATTTATGACTTCGCTGGCTACATCCCGGGTTCGGAACAAGTGGCAGCTGGCTTGGGTGTGGAGGCTTCCGCGTTCACCCTCACCGTCGGCAATGCCGGTGTCACCCCGGGCTCGCTGTTGGCCGTCGATGATCCGAACATCCCGAACTTGACTTGGACCTACACCGGCGAAACCCTCTTGGGCACGCTGGGTCTGGGCAACTTCTCGGCAATCTCGGAATTCAGCGAAACCACGACTGCCAACTTTGCTGGCAAGAGCTACAAGTCGGACACCAGCGGATTCGATGCGGTGGATGAAAACATCACGTCCACCACTGTTCCGACTGGCGAAAACGTGCCCGAAGTTCCGGAACCGGCCTCGCTGGCGCTGCTCGGCCTGGGCTTGCCCCTGGCTCGATTCCTGCGTCGCAAGCAAGCCGCGTAA
- a CDS encoding Dabb family protein, translating into MRTLLAILAISGMLSMTASLRAEEPIIGHMVYFKLKDQSPAAKQKLVEACKKYLTDHEGTVFFAAGVLGESFDRPVNDREWDVALHLVFKNKAAHDKYAVAERHLKFIDENKANWEKVRVFDSEIAPTK; encoded by the coding sequence ATGCGGACTCTCCTGGCAATCCTGGCAATCTCGGGCATGCTCTCCATGACCGCTTCCCTGCGTGCGGAAGAGCCAATTATCGGGCACATGGTTTACTTCAAACTGAAGGATCAATCCCCGGCCGCCAAGCAAAAGCTCGTCGAAGCCTGCAAGAAGTACCTCACCGACCATGAAGGGACGGTCTTTTTCGCCGCCGGTGTGCTGGGCGAATCGTTCGATCGCCCCGTGAATGATCGCGAATGGGATGTGGCGTTGCACTTGGTATTCAAGAACAAGGCCGCTCACGACAAGTACGCCGTCGCCGAACGGCATCTGAAGTTCATCGACGAGAACAAAGCCAACTGGGAAAAGGTCCGCGTCTTCGATTCCGAAATCGCCCCGACGAAGTAA
- a CDS encoding DUF1501 domain-containing protein, translated as MLVIPGSRGKDTCDGIDRRDLLRVGGSGLLGLTLGEILGLQQQASANPTASAPSGGPGFGKAKSVIMVYLQGGPSHLDLWDPKDNVPDKVKSIFKPISTKLTGVQVTELLPKVASILDRTTLIRSMSYSPIGLFNHTAAIYQMMTGYTTDKVSPSGQLEPPTPKDFPNFGSNIIRLKPPTEPMLPFVMMPRPLQESNVVGKGGTAGFLGREYDPYTLYPNGDDMDMDKMSRIRTDDLLLRPEVSSQRLTRRASLRETLAKGMANIDQATAKYDLNAYYGKALGLVLSGKAREAFNLSSEKPELRDRYGRNTFGQSCLLARRLVEAGTRVVEVIWPKVANSDNHSWDVHTGLSQRMKNQAAPMLDAGLSSLIADLDERGLLSETLVVAVGEFGRSPVRGVSTSGNGNSDDGRDHWPYCYTAMIAGAGVKRGFVYGKSDKTASAPLENPVHPMELLATIYHSIGIQPTTIVYNHLNQPRELVKAEAISPILA; from the coding sequence ATGTTAGTTATTCCAGGCTCGCGCGGAAAAGATACGTGTGATGGGATCGATCGTCGTGACCTGCTGCGGGTCGGCGGGTCGGGTCTCCTCGGACTCACCCTGGGCGAAATCCTTGGCCTGCAACAACAGGCGTCGGCCAACCCCACCGCATCCGCTCCAAGCGGCGGCCCCGGCTTCGGCAAGGCCAAAAGCGTCATCATGGTCTATCTCCAAGGCGGCCCAAGCCATCTCGATTTGTGGGACCCCAAAGACAACGTCCCCGACAAAGTGAAGAGTATCTTCAAGCCGATCAGCACCAAATTGACAGGCGTGCAAGTCACCGAATTGCTCCCCAAGGTGGCATCGATTCTCGATCGCACCACGCTGATTCGATCCATGAGCTATTCGCCGATCGGATTATTCAATCACACAGCGGCAATCTATCAGATGATGACCGGCTACACGACCGACAAGGTCAGCCCGTCTGGTCAGTTGGAACCGCCGACGCCCAAAGACTTTCCGAACTTTGGCTCGAACATCATCCGCCTGAAGCCGCCCACCGAACCGATGTTGCCGTTCGTGATGATGCCGCGACCGCTGCAAGAATCGAACGTCGTCGGCAAGGGGGGCACCGCCGGCTTCTTGGGCCGCGAATACGATCCCTATACGCTCTATCCCAATGGCGACGATATGGATATGGACAAGATGAGCCGTATCCGCACCGATGATTTGCTGCTGCGACCGGAAGTGTCGTCGCAGCGACTCACCCGCCGAGCCTCGCTCCGCGAAACGCTCGCCAAGGGGATGGCAAACATCGATCAAGCCACCGCCAAATACGATCTCAACGCTTACTATGGCAAGGCGCTCGGGCTGGTGCTTTCCGGCAAAGCCCGCGAGGCATTCAATCTGAGTTCCGAGAAGCCCGAACTTCGTGATCGCTATGGTCGCAACACCTTCGGTCAATCGTGCCTGCTCGCTCGCCGATTGGTGGAAGCGGGAACTCGCGTCGTTGAAGTAATTTGGCCGAAAGTCGCTAATTCGGACAATCACTCGTGGGACGTGCATACCGGATTGAGCCAACGCATGAAAAATCAAGCCGCACCAATGCTGGATGCGGGCTTGTCCTCGCTGATTGCCGATCTCGATGAACGGGGCTTGCTCAGCGAAACGCTGGTTGTGGCCGTCGGCGAATTCGGCCGAAGCCCGGTTCGCGGCGTGAGCACCTCCGGCAACGGCAACTCCGACGATGGCCGCGATCACTGGCCGTATTGCTATACCGCGATGATCGCCGGGGCCGGAGTCAAGCGCGGCTTTGTCTACGGCAAGTCGGACAAGACTGCCTCCGCCCCGCTGGAAAATCCGGTTCACCCGATGGAACTGCTGGCGACGATCTACCACAGCATCGGAATCCAGCCGACCACGATTGTCTACAATCACCTGAACCAACCGCGTGAACTGGTGAAGGCAGAAGCGATTTCGCCGATCCTGGCCTAA
- a CDS encoding DUF6559 family protein, translating to MQPKSDGTDDSAEVYALASDSEPESNNTCSRELTKPKRRSIKRYITVLGPALRKKYGRKRWYSLSEVESQAALLSLSDAFLCWAFVLYCEYESFRQHHIDREELCDYFAMRQTVADSLHLGSADFDTNWLLDKLGVADGSGDAVSIAGEIAISSIEYLLEW from the coding sequence ATGCAACCCAAATCAGACGGAACCGACGATTCTGCCGAGGTTTACGCGTTGGCCTCGGATTCTGAGCCAGAATCCAACAACACCTGCTCTCGCGAGCTGACGAAGCCGAAACGTCGTTCGATCAAACGATATATTACGGTTTTGGGACCCGCACTTCGCAAGAAATATGGCCGAAAACGGTGGTATTCGCTTTCCGAGGTCGAATCTCAGGCGGCCCTTCTCAGCCTTTCCGATGCCTTCTTATGTTGGGCGTTCGTTCTGTATTGCGAATACGAATCCTTTCGCCAACATCACATCGACCGCGAAGAGTTATGCGATTACTTCGCAATGCGTCAGACCGTTGCCGATTCACTGCACTTGGGATCCGCCGATTTCGACACGAACTGGCTGTTGGATAAGCTTGGTGTGGCGGATGGTTCGGGAGATGCCGTCAGCATCGCGGGGGAAATCGCAATCAGCTCGATTGAATATCTCTTGGAATGGTGA
- a CDS encoding phytoene/squalene synthase family protein yields the protein MNDRQTIQKHSKSFSLAAALLPAAARRRAEALYAWCRMVDDSVDLAEDPRQAAAFLEQLRDDIERIQQQHPPTIAAGERLLQIVQECQLPLEYPLELVRGMEMDVLGHSYQTVDDLLRYSYRVAGVVGCMMCHALEITREQALLHASHLGIAMQLTNIARDVQEDWQRGRLYLPAEWLPELPQPGSPLSDDCVAPAIQKCLELADRYYASGDAGLKHLAARNRIAIDVASQVYRAIGERISAHGYRASQGRAVVPARTKFRIALWTIAKRIPELLQPPMETRLPKTIGKFVPISASSSFHPWRTTMTNSHDNWRETASSVCYAISLTAILAATLFVMVALNPKSAAYDVLPWLYSGICIMLAPGFYVLSRRFDRQNQLIAANESQRDA from the coding sequence ATGAACGATCGTCAAACGATTCAGAAACATTCGAAGAGTTTCTCGCTTGCAGCAGCATTGCTCCCCGCCGCGGCTCGCCGACGCGCCGAAGCGCTGTATGCTTGGTGCCGCATGGTGGATGATTCGGTCGATCTGGCCGAAGATCCCCGGCAAGCCGCCGCCTTTCTCGAGCAGTTACGAGACGACATAGAGCGCATCCAACAGCAACATCCCCCCACCATCGCAGCAGGTGAGCGGTTGTTGCAAATCGTTCAGGAATGCCAGCTTCCGTTGGAGTATCCTTTGGAATTGGTCCGTGGCATGGAAATGGACGTGCTCGGACATTCATACCAAACCGTGGACGACCTGTTGCGATACAGTTACCGCGTCGCCGGGGTCGTGGGCTGCATGATGTGCCACGCGTTGGAGATTACCCGCGAACAGGCGTTGCTCCACGCTTCGCATCTCGGCATCGCCATGCAGTTGACCAATATCGCGCGGGACGTCCAGGAAGATTGGCAACGTGGCCGATTGTATCTGCCCGCCGAGTGGCTGCCCGAGTTGCCCCAACCTGGATCGCCGCTTTCGGACGATTGCGTTGCGCCGGCGATTCAGAAATGCTTGGAACTCGCCGATCGCTACTACGCCTCCGGCGACGCAGGTTTGAAGCACCTGGCCGCACGCAATCGCATCGCAATCGATGTCGCCTCACAAGTCTATCGAGCGATCGGCGAGCGGATTTCCGCTCACGGCTACCGAGCATCGCAAGGCCGCGCCGTGGTGCCAGCGAGGACGAAGTTCCGCATCGCGCTTTGGACCATCGCGAAACGAATTCCAGAACTGCTACAACCCCCGATGGAAACACGACTTCCGAAAACGATCGGCAAGTTTGTCCCGATTTCTGCTAGCTCATCCTTTCATCCCTGGAGAACGACAATGACCAATTCCCACGACAACTGGCGTGAAACGGCGTCGAGCGTGTGCTACGCCATCTCGTTGACCGCGATCCTCGCCGCGACGCTGTTTGTGATGGTGGCGTTGAATCCGAAATCAGCGGCCTACGACGTTTTACCGTGGCTTTATTCCGGGATCTGCATCATGCTGGCTCCCGGCTTCTATGTGCTGAGCCGTCGATTCGATCGCCAAAATCAACTCATTGCTGCCAATGAGTCCCAGCGAGATGCCTAA
- a CDS encoding phytoene desaturase: MSNLRAAVIGSGFGGLAAACRLQALGIQTTLLEARDQPGGRAAVYRDAGFTFDAGPTVITAPECLEEVFQSAGRNLADYVELLPVSPMYRLVWPDGVTFDYVQSEERLLEQIRRIQPNDVDGYRRFAAYSKQVFQKGYVELGAKPFLHFWDMVRAAPHLAKLRADRSVYHTVARFLSDEHLRQAFSFHPLLVGGNPYETSAVYTLIHHIEREWGVYFPRGGTGALVNAFVRLFQDIGGELRLNSPVQAVHLGPSDRTRIAPRHYLTTPTKTAEPFDIVLSNADLHHTYGHIYREVPAAAKMRQSLERMEWSMSLMVIYFGTRIRYPDLAHHTILFGPRYKGLLDDIFHGHSLPDDFSLYLHAPTVTDPSLAPEGCEAFYVLSPVPHLGKAPIDWDIEGPRYAERILESLEATHLPGLRQHLVTQKVFTPKDFQTVWNAHQGSAFSVAPRLTQSAYFRPHNRDAQIPGLYLVGAGTHPGAGVPGVVNSAKATLSVIAEEYRL; encoded by the coding sequence ATGTCTAACTTGCGTGCCGCCGTTATTGGGAGTGGCTTCGGGGGACTGGCCGCCGCCTGCCGCCTGCAAGCCCTCGGCATTCAAACCACGCTCCTGGAAGCACGCGACCAACCGGGTGGTCGCGCGGCCGTGTATCGGGATGCAGGCTTCACCTTCGACGCCGGGCCGACGGTCATCACCGCCCCCGAATGTTTGGAAGAAGTGTTCCAATCCGCGGGTCGAAATCTCGCCGATTATGTCGAGCTGCTCCCCGTTTCGCCCATGTACCGCCTCGTATGGCCCGACGGCGTGACGTTCGACTACGTTCAGTCCGAAGAAAGACTCCTCGAACAGATTCGCCGCATCCAACCGAATGATGTGGACGGTTACCGACGATTTGCGGCATATTCCAAGCAGGTGTTTCAAAAGGGCTACGTCGAACTCGGTGCCAAGCCGTTTCTGCACTTCTGGGACATGGTTCGGGCGGCTCCGCACCTTGCGAAACTCCGCGCGGATCGCAGTGTCTATCATACCGTCGCCCGATTTCTCAGCGATGAGCATCTTCGCCAGGCATTCAGCTTCCATCCCCTGCTCGTCGGTGGGAATCCCTACGAAACCAGTGCCGTTTACACCCTGATTCACCACATCGAACGAGAATGGGGCGTCTACTTTCCGCGTGGTGGAACTGGGGCACTCGTCAATGCATTCGTGCGATTGTTCCAAGATATCGGCGGCGAGTTGCGATTGAATTCCCCCGTGCAGGCGGTGCATCTGGGCCCGAGCGATCGAACACGCATAGCCCCACGACACTATCTCACGACGCCGACGAAGACCGCCGAGCCGTTCGATATCGTCCTTTCAAATGCCGATCTGCACCATACTTACGGACACATCTACCGAGAAGTCCCCGCAGCGGCAAAGATGCGACAATCGCTGGAACGCATGGAATGGTCGATGTCGCTGATGGTGATTTATTTCGGCACCCGCATCCGTTACCCCGACTTGGCCCACCATACGATCCTGTTTGGGCCGCGATACAAAGGGCTGCTCGACGATATTTTCCATGGCCATTCGCTGCCCGATGATTTCAGTCTGTATCTGCACGCACCGACGGTCACCGATCCTTCGCTGGCACCCGAAGGCTGCGAAGCGTTCTACGTCCTCAGCCCGGTTCCGCATCTTGGAAAAGCGCCGATTGATTGGGACATCGAAGGGCCACGTTACGCGGAGCGGATTTTGGAATCGCTGGAAGCCACCCATTTACCCGGACTGCGTCAGCATCTCGTGACGCAGAAAGTCTTTACGCCAAAAGACTTTCAGACGGTGTGGAATGCGCATCAGGGGTCGGCCTTTTCCGTGGCCCCTCGATTAACCCAAAGTGCCTATTTTCGCCCGCACAATCGGGATGCGCAGATTCCTGGATTGTACCTCGTCGGTGCGGGAACCCATCCCGGTGCTGGCGTCCCGGGTGTCGTCAACTCCGCGAAAGCGACTCTTTCCGTGATCGCCGAGGAGTATCGCTTATGA
- a CDS encoding polyprenyl synthetase family protein produces the protein MMLTQARSIDSQTSPVRNHSTLDQLLQSIQPAPQGIPQSLWKSALAGPITEFLTRPGKQFRHRFVELAWQLGGQADSPPPILGWVVELLHAGSLIVDDIQDDSLQRRGRPALHRQIGLPLALNAGNWLYFWPMKLIRESHFDPSVESRLIACCLDTIQRCHEGQALDLAAKIGELHPSEIRPVVQTISAWKTGSLMALAGSLGAIAADAPPETFHALEQFGEHLGIALQMQNDLSELTGAAGPLKHPEDLIHGRATWPWAWAAERLPSAQFDWLQLRAAKLTQGIGCAATLADDLLAALGSSPARLVRDWLDSAWANLTETLPDSPAMQALHAEIKRLETRYV, from the coding sequence ATGATGCTCACACAAGCCCGTTCGATCGATTCCCAAACCTCACCCGTTCGGAATCATTCGACGCTCGATCAGCTTTTGCAATCGATTCAGCCCGCTCCGCAAGGCATTCCGCAATCGCTGTGGAAATCCGCGTTAGCTGGCCCAATCACCGAATTTCTGACGCGACCAGGGAAACAATTCCGACACCGCTTCGTGGAACTTGCCTGGCAACTCGGAGGCCAAGCCGATTCGCCTCCGCCTATCCTCGGTTGGGTGGTCGAGTTGCTGCACGCCGGTTCGCTGATTGTCGATGACATTCAAGACGATTCGCTGCAACGTCGCGGCCGCCCGGCACTGCATCGCCAAATTGGGCTGCCGCTGGCACTCAACGCCGGGAATTGGCTCTACTTTTGGCCGATGAAACTGATTCGAGAGTCGCATTTTGACCCATCGGTCGAATCGCGGCTGATCGCATGCTGTCTGGACACGATCCAACGCTGTCACGAAGGGCAAGCCCTCGACCTCGCCGCCAAAATCGGGGAGTTGCACCCCTCGGAAATTCGGCCCGTGGTGCAGACCATCAGCGCCTGGAAAACGGGGAGTCTGATGGCATTGGCCGGGTCGCTCGGTGCAATTGCCGCCGATGCGCCACCCGAGACATTCCACGCACTGGAACAATTCGGGGAACACCTCGGAATCGCGCTGCAAATGCAGAACGACCTCTCCGAATTGACCGGCGCAGCAGGACCGCTGAAACATCCCGAAGATCTGATTCATGGCCGAGCGACGTGGCCATGGGCATGGGCCGCCGAACGACTGCCTTCCGCGCAGTTCGATTGGCTGCAATTGCGGGCCGCAAAGCTCACCCAGGGAATCGGTTGCGCGGCGACCTTGGCCGACGATCTGCTTGCAGCGCTCGGCTCATCGCCCGCACGATTGGTCCGCGACTGGCTCGACTCCGCTTGGGCCAATCTGACCGAAACGCTCCCGGATTCCCCGGCGATGCAAGCCCTACATGCCGAGATTAAACGGCTGGAGACTCGTTATGTCTAA
- the crtY gene encoding lycopene beta-cyclase CrtY: MTEFDYILVGGGLQSGLLALALRERKPSARIALIEASDRIGGNHTWSFHSGDVPPAANTIIQPLITAHWPQYDTRFPNQSRRLNAAYSTISSDRFADVVSASLNRDGCRIWLKTPAVRLTHNRIECADGTELSAKCVIDSRGPLESPTGCGYQKFIGWEIETDRDWPESAPVVMDATVPQIDGFHFFYTLPFTKRRILVEDTYFSDSPQLDRPQIEQRIRDYLSARVPDWRIIREESGVLPMPWRSHPNSLPETPSETPPETPSDAPIRGGYAGGWFHPATGYSFPVALRFALAVADVSPELARNAIATLARRLTHRWKFARLLNRLLFCLVPPESRWQVFARLYRTLPPAVFARFYSMEFAVTDAARILIGRPPQINFLRLLPFSRSQR, encoded by the coding sequence ATGACGGAATTCGACTACATTTTGGTCGGGGGCGGCCTGCAAAGCGGACTACTCGCCTTGGCTCTCCGCGAACGCAAGCCATCGGCACGCATCGCGTTGATCGAAGCCAGCGACCGCATCGGTGGCAATCACACTTGGTCATTCCACTCTGGGGATGTGCCCCCAGCGGCGAACACGATCATTCAACCGCTCATTACCGCACATTGGCCGCAATACGACACGCGATTTCCCAATCAGTCGCGTCGCTTGAACGCGGCTTACTCAACGATCTCCTCGGATCGCTTTGCCGATGTTGTCTCGGCGAGTTTGAACCGCGACGGCTGCCGCATTTGGTTGAAGACCCCTGCCGTCCGACTCACGCACAACCGCATCGAATGTGCGGATGGTACTGAACTATCGGCCAAATGTGTGATCGATTCACGAGGTCCGCTGGAATCCCCAACGGGGTGCGGCTACCAGAAATTCATCGGCTGGGAAATCGAAACCGACCGCGACTGGCCTGAATCTGCCCCAGTCGTGATGGATGCCACCGTGCCGCAAATCGATGGCTTCCACTTTTTCTACACTCTGCCGTTCACCAAGCGGCGCATCCTCGTGGAAGACACCTATTTTTCGGATTCGCCACAACTCGATCGACCGCAGATCGAACAACGGATCCGAGATTATCTTTCCGCGCGCGTCCCCGATTGGCGCATCATCCGCGAAGAATCCGGAGTGCTGCCCATGCCCTGGCGCTCACACCCGAATTCGCTGCCCGAGACGCCGTCCGAGACGCCGCCTGAGACGCCATCGGATGCCCCGATTCGCGGGGGTTACGCCGGCGGTTGGTTCCATCCCGCGACGGGATACTCCTTCCCCGTCGCTCTGCGATTCGCGCTCGCAGTCGCCGATGTCTCACCCGAATTGGCACGCAACGCCATCGCAACCCTGGCACGCCGGTTGACGCATCGCTGGAAATTCGCACGCCTGCTCAACCGACTGTTATTCTGCTTGGTTCCGCCCGAGTCGCGCTGGCAGGTCTTCGCTCGCTTATACCGGACACTCCCCCCCGCAGTGTTCGCACGATTTTACTCCATGGAATTCGCGGTGACTGATGCGGCCCGAATCTTGATTGGCCGCCCGCCGCAAATCAACTTCCTCCGGTTGCTCCCTTTCTCCAGGAGCCAACGATGA
- a CDS encoding Brp/Blh family beta-carotene 15,15'-dioxygenase, with protein MPLQAIAFVCLVALVGMPHGGLDHRFGRMFLRPKFGRHWVMLFATGYLGIMMLVLLGWLVMPLVTLAGFVLLSAIHFGLAESMSSRRQTLVRLIAVGGLVVWVPALLQPQTFTELLSWVVPNQRWPSEMLFRPETQSLLGLLVITAILSRFMDGLRAGLITLGFIGIFAFTPPLVGFLIYFCGWHSAWELVRLARFANDSNPRLGFLRVAWDSLPLSMGASLLIALGWWLTSGHPIEPKLVQAGFIGLSVVAVPHLLLHWAVPDHQNPFAEVSP; from the coding sequence ATGCCGCTGCAAGCCATCGCATTCGTCTGCTTGGTCGCTTTGGTCGGGATGCCACACGGCGGACTCGACCACCGATTCGGTCGGATGTTCCTTCGCCCGAAATTTGGCCGGCACTGGGTGATGCTGTTTGCAACGGGATACCTGGGAATCATGATGCTCGTCCTGCTGGGGTGGCTGGTGATGCCACTGGTCACCCTGGCGGGCTTTGTGTTGCTCTCGGCGATTCACTTCGGACTTGCCGAATCGATGTCCTCGCGGCGGCAAACGCTCGTTCGCCTCATCGCTGTCGGCGGGTTGGTCGTCTGGGTGCCCGCGCTGCTGCAACCCCAGACATTCACGGAACTTCTGAGTTGGGTCGTCCCGAATCAACGCTGGCCATCCGAGATGTTGTTTCGCCCCGAAACGCAATCGCTTCTCGGGCTGTTGGTCATCACCGCGATTCTGTCTCGATTCATGGACGGCTTGCGAGCGGGTCTGATCACCCTCGGATTCATTGGAATTTTTGCGTTCACGCCCCCGCTGGTGGGGTTCTTGATCTACTTCTGTGGCTGGCACTCGGCCTGGGAATTGGTGCGGCTCGCACGATTTGCCAATGACTCGAATCCCCGACTGGGATTCTTGCGAGTCGCCTGGGACTCGCTCCCCTTATCGATGGGCGCGAGTCTGCTCATCGCTCTCGGTTGGTGGCTGACATCCGGTCACCCCATTGAGCCGAAATTGGTGCAAGCCGGTTTCATCGGGTTGAGCGTGGTTGCGGTGCCGCATCTGCTGCTGCATTGGGCGGTACCGGATCATCAGAATCCCTTTGCGGAGGTTTCCCCATGA
- a CDS encoding bacteriorhodopsin-like: MMLLGSLPQLSAFQFNIVDNMFSLTVATMGAAAIFFFAARSLVAPKYRPALMVSGLVVAIACYHYFMIRLSWQSAFGYADGSFSPTGKGFNDFYRYADWILTVPLLMVELIAVMGLAKEVARPMLTKLVIAAALMIGLGYPGEITQDWTTLMVWGMLSTLPFLYILFILWVELGKSLATQPPSVRSLVSFARLLIVATWMFYPIAYGIRGDSLPGAIPGLIPEKSGLGVVGTQIGYAIADITAKAGFGLLIFFIARAKTESMTDEERAEQMKAAAVMA; the protein is encoded by the coding sequence ATGATGCTTCTAGGCTCTCTCCCACAACTGAGCGCATTTCAGTTCAACATTGTGGACAACATGTTTTCGCTCACCGTGGCCACCATGGGTGCGGCAGCCATCTTCTTCTTTGCTGCACGATCCCTGGTTGCGCCGAAGTATCGCCCGGCACTGATGGTTTCGGGCCTGGTCGTGGCAATCGCCTGCTACCACTACTTCATGATCCGACTCAGTTGGCAATCGGCATTTGGCTACGCCGACGGTTCGTTCAGCCCGACTGGCAAAGGATTCAACGACTTCTACCGCTACGCAGACTGGATTCTCACCGTACCCTTGCTGATGGTCGAGCTGATCGCCGTCATGGGTCTGGCCAAGGAAGTCGCTCGTCCGATGCTGACGAAACTGGTCATCGCGGCCGCGTTGATGATCGGCCTGGGCTATCCGGGTGAAATTACGCAGGACTGGACAACTCTGATGGTTTGGGGCATGCTCAGCACCCTGCCGTTCCTGTACATCCTGTTCATTCTCTGGGTGGAATTGGGCAAGTCGCTGGCCACGCAACCGCCTTCGGTACGCTCGCTGGTGTCGTTCGCCCGCCTGTTGATTGTCGCCACCTGGATGTTCTACCCGATCGCCTATGGTATCCGCGGCGATTCGCTGCCGGGCGCCATTCCGGGCCTCATTCCGGAAAAATCGGGCTTGGGCGTGGTCGGCACGCAGATCGGCTATGCGATTGCGGACATCACCGCGAAGGCTGGCTTCGGCCTGCTGATTTTCTTCATCGCTCGTGCCAAGACTGAATCGATGACCGATGAAGAACGAGCCGAGCAAATGAAGGCCGCCGCCGTCATGGCCTAA